A window from Patescibacteria group bacterium encodes these proteins:
- the dapB gene encoding 4-hydroxy-tetrahydrodipicolinate reductase, whose amino-acid sequence MKIAIIGFGKMGRAIEIAANSAQHTVVAKIDPQAPEATASEISAANLNGAEVAIDFTHPTVVIANLQKLAALKIPTVVGTTGWYEKLPEVEQLAQKNSVGILYAGNFSVGVQAFYKIVAQAAQLLAGQGFDVAIRDTHHTAKADAPSGTAKELAAKILANFPAKKSVMLDNEILPIPADRLQISSARVGRVVGIHEIIFDGSSETIQLIHSGKNRDNYATGAVAAAEWLLAKKSAGVFTATDWLGF is encoded by the coding sequence ATGAAAATTGCGATTATTGGTTTCGGCAAGATGGGTCGCGCGATTGAAATCGCGGCTAATTCAGCGCAGCACACGGTTGTCGCGAAGATCGACCCTCAGGCGCCCGAGGCGACAGCGAGCGAAATTTCTGCTGCCAATCTAAACGGCGCGGAAGTCGCGATTGATTTCACGCATCCCACGGTCGTCATCGCGAATCTGCAAAAACTCGCCGCGCTCAAAATTCCCACAGTCGTCGGCACGACGGGCTGGTACGAAAAATTACCCGAGGTGGAGCAGCTGGCGCAAAAGAATTCAGTTGGGATTTTGTACGCCGGAAATTTTTCCGTCGGCGTGCAAGCTTTTTACAAAATCGTCGCGCAGGCGGCGCAGCTTCTCGCTGGTCAAGGTTTCGATGTCGCGATTCGCGACACGCATCATACCGCGAAGGCGGACGCGCCGAGCGGCACGGCGAAAGAACTCGCTGCGAAAATTCTCGCGAATTTCCCGGCGAAAAAATCAGTCATGCTCGACAATGAGATTCTTCCGATTCCAGCTGATAGATTGCAAATTTCCTCGGCTCGGGTTGGTCGAGTCGTCGGGATTCATGAAATTATTTTCGACGGTTCGAGCGAGACGATTCAGCTGATTCATTCTGGCAAAAATCGCGACAATTATGCGACTGGCGCAGTCGCAGCAGCGGAGTGGTTGCTCGCGAAAAAATCAGCCGGAGTTTTCACTGCCACTGATTGGTTGGGATTTTGA
- the ftsH gene encoding ATP-dependent zinc metalloprotease FtsH: MKTPSRRNGLSTLLVLALIAASVYVIFGENGTAITEVPITTVQQQFAANEISKITVNGTALTIELKDKTIEKSTRPAGETLKDLGLSDPKSAVVIEAIDSTGSDFWLNVIAGIIPFVLIAAFLVYMMRQAQSNNQGAMNFGQSRAQVSDKTKNKTTFADVAGAHEAKEELVEIVDFLKNPKKYTAMGAKIPKGVMLVGPPGTGKTLLARAVAGEANVPFFSISGSEFVEMFVGVGASRVRDLFKKAKRNAPAIVFVDEIDAVGRARGTGMGGGHDEREQTLNQILTEMDGFETGTNVIVIAATNRPDVLDPALLRPGRFDRRVVIDMPDIGERLEILGVHSRNKPLAKNADLEKVARQTPGFTGADLENLLNEAAILATKRGLKTISQSELEHAIEKVALGPEKKSRVLTDDEKKITAFHEAGHAIVSHVLPHTDPVHKVSIVSRGMALGVTWYLPTEDRRLESESRFHDELASLLGGHVAEEMVFGEVTTGSSSDLERASKIARAMVTKFGMSDRLGPVIFGSSHGNVFLGKDLMHERDYSEEMASKIDDEVRKIIETAYATAKNVLLKNKAKLKKVAERLLEIETLDSAEFEKLFGAKKVTVELTIKI; the protein is encoded by the coding sequence ATGAAAACTCCCTCGCGCCGAAACGGACTTTCGACGCTGCTCGTCCTCGCGCTGATTGCCGCGAGCGTTTATGTTATTTTTGGTGAGAACGGAACGGCGATAACCGAAGTGCCAATCACGACTGTACAGCAACAATTCGCGGCGAATGAGATTAGCAAAATCACCGTCAATGGCACGGCGCTCACGATTGAGCTGAAAGACAAGACAATCGAAAAATCGACGCGCCCGGCCGGCGAGACTTTGAAAGATCTCGGACTCAGCGATCCGAAATCGGCAGTCGTCATCGAGGCGATTGATTCGACCGGCTCGGATTTTTGGCTGAATGTAATTGCGGGAATTATTCCCTTTGTGCTGATCGCCGCATTTTTGGTTTACATGATGCGCCAAGCGCAGAGCAATAATCAGGGCGCGATGAATTTCGGTCAATCGCGCGCGCAAGTCTCCGACAAGACGAAAAACAAAACGACTTTCGCGGATGTCGCCGGTGCGCACGAGGCGAAAGAAGAATTGGTTGAAATTGTCGACTTCTTGAAAAATCCGAAAAAATATACCGCGATGGGCGCGAAAATCCCGAAAGGTGTGATGCTCGTCGGTCCTCCCGGCACTGGCAAAACCTTGCTCGCCCGCGCAGTCGCCGGCGAAGCGAATGTGCCGTTCTTTTCAATCTCCGGCTCGGAATTCGTCGAAATGTTCGTCGGCGTGGGCGCGAGTCGCGTCCGTGATTTATTTAAGAAAGCGAAACGCAATGCGCCCGCGATTGTTTTTGTCGATGAAATCGATGCGGTCGGACGCGCGCGCGGGACTGGCATGGGCGGCGGACACGACGAGCGCGAGCAAACTTTGAATCAAATTTTGACGGAAATGGACGGCTTCGAGACCGGCACGAATGTCATCGTGATCGCCGCGACCAATCGTCCCGATGTCCTCGACCCGGCACTGCTGCGCCCTGGTCGCTTCGACCGCCGCGTCGTGATCGACATGCCGGATATCGGCGAACGACTGGAAATTTTGGGCGTGCATTCGCGCAACAAACCGCTCGCGAAAAATGCCGATCTCGAAAAAGTCGCGCGCCAAACTCCCGGCTTCACCGGTGCCGACTTGGAAAATCTTTTGAATGAAGCTGCGATTCTCGCGACGAAACGCGGACTGAAAACTATTTCCCAATCCGAGCTCGAACACGCCATCGAAAAAGTCGCGCTCGGTCCGGAGAAAAAATCGCGCGTCCTGACCGACGACGAGAAAAAAATCACCGCCTTCCACGAAGCCGGTCACGCCATCGTCTCGCATGTCTTGCCGCACACCGATCCCGTGCACAAAGTCTCGATTGTCTCGCGCGGCATGGCGCTCGGCGTCACTTGGTATCTGCCGACGGAAGATCGCCGCCTGGAAAGTGAATCGCGCTTCCACGACGAGCTCGCGAGCCTGCTCGGTGGACATGTCGCCGAGGAAATGGTTTTTGGCGAAGTGACGACTGGCAGCTCGAGCGACCTCGAACGCGCCAGTAAAATCGCGCGCGCGATGGTGACGAAATTCGGCATGAGCGATCGGCTCGGTCCGGTCATTTTCGGCAGCAGCCACGGCAATGTATTTCTCGGCAAAGACTTGATGCACGAACGCGACTACTCGGAAGAAATGGCGAGCAAGATTGACGACGAAGTGCGCAAAATTATCGAAACTGCTTACGCGACGGCGAAAAATGTTTTGCTAAAAAACAAAGCGAAACTGAAAAAAGTTGCCGAGAGATTGCTCGAAATCGAGACACTCGACTCAGCTGAATTTGAAAAACTTTTCGGTGCGAAAAAAGTAACTGTTGAATTAACTATTAAAATTTAA
- the rpiB gene encoding ribose 5-phosphate isomerase B, with protein sequence MLLLSSDHAGFELKNSLKNFLTEQKIAFEDLGCDSPDSCDYPDFGHKLAVKVLENPDNRGVGICGTGLGISMALNRHAGIRAARSVSVEDAELSRRHNDANVLVLAGRQLDAKLATEMLEKFLATEFEGGRHEARVRKIEIA encoded by the coding sequence ATGCTTCTCCTTTCTTCCGATCACGCCGGGTTTGAACTCAAAAATTCGCTGAAAAATTTTTTGACCGAACAAAAAATCGCTTTCGAGGATCTCGGCTGCGATTCGCCGGATTCCTGTGATTATCCTGACTTCGGGCACAAGTTAGCCGTGAAAGTTTTGGAGAATCCGGACAATCGCGGTGTCGGCATCTGCGGCACTGGTCTCGGCATCTCGATGGCGCTGAATCGTCACGCCGGGATTCGCGCAGCGCGCTCCGTCTCGGTCGAAGACGCCGAGCTCTCCCGCCGACACAATGATGCAAATGTCCTCGTCCTCGCCGGCCGCCAACTCGATGCAAAGTTGGCGACAGAAATGCTTGAGAAATTTTTGGCGACAGAATTCGAAGGCGGTCGTCACGAAGCACGCGTGCGGAAAATCGAGATTGCGTAG
- the rpe gene encoding ribulose-phosphate 3-epimerase, whose translation MAPSILSADFGKLNEEIASIEPFCEWLHIDVMDGHFVPNLTFGAPVVRCLQTKLFRDCHLMVSQPEILLEDFAKAGADAITIHAEIEGDVAALLRKIKSLGCRAGISIKPNTPIAAIAEFLPLVDLLLVMSVEPGFGGQAFMENSLEKVRTLRAGNPELDISIDGGINAETAKKAIAAGANVLVAGNYIFKSDNREKAIASLRS comes from the coding sequence ATCGCTCCGTCCATTCTCTCCGCCGACTTCGGTAAATTAAACGAGGAAATCGCTTCGATTGAGCCATTTTGTGAATGGCTACATATCGATGTGATGGACGGCCACTTCGTGCCCAATCTGACTTTCGGTGCACCCGTCGTGCGTTGTTTGCAGACGAAACTTTTCCGCGATTGCCACCTCATGGTCAGCCAGCCGGAAATTTTGCTAGAAGATTTCGCTAAAGCAGGAGCAGACGCGATTACGATTCACGCGGAAATCGAAGGAGATGTCGCCGCACTTTTACGCAAAATCAAAAGTCTCGGCTGCCGCGCCGGAATCTCAATCAAGCCAAATACACCAATCGCGGCGATTGCGGAATTTCTGCCGCTCGTTGATTTGCTGCTCGTGATGTCAGTCGAGCCGGGCTTCGGCGGACAAGCCTTTATGGAAAATAGTTTGGAGAAAGTTCGCACGTTACGCGCCGGAAATCCCGAGCTCGATATCTCAATCGACGGCGGAATCAATGCTGAGACTGCGAAAAAAGCCATCGCCGCTGGCGCGAATGTCTTGGTCGCAGGCAACTACATTTTCAAATCTGACAACCGCGAGAAGGCGATTGCGAGCCTGCGCAGCTAA
- the tnpA gene encoding IS200/IS605 family transposase: protein MKLKRQSNCIYRCEYHLVLVTKYRRKIFNNGIHAYMADRLKGLSKSYPELEILKINHDEDHIHILISIPPKMSVGSVVRIIKSNTAKQLKEKFEFLKEVYWGTASIWSGGYFVSTVGLDEAVIRRYIEMQGREDAGQAKLEL, encoded by the coding sequence ATGAAGCTCAAGCGCCAATCAAATTGCATCTACCGTTGCGAATACCATTTAGTCTTGGTAACTAAGTACCGTAGAAAAATCTTCAACAACGGAATTCATGCCTACATGGCAGATAGACTGAAAGGGTTGAGCAAAAGTTATCCGGAGCTTGAAATCTTAAAAATCAATCATGATGAAGATCACATTCATATACTCATTTCTATACCACCGAAAATGAGTGTTGGCAGTGTGGTAAGAATCATCAAATCCAATACAGCCAAACAGCTGAAGGAAAAGTTTGAGTTTCTAAAAGAAGTCTACTGGGGTACAGCGAGTATCTGGAGTGGTGGATATTTTGTTTCCACAGTTGGACTCGACGAGGCAGTCATTAGGCGTTACATCGAGATGCAGGGCAGAGAAGATGCTGGACAAGCGAAGCTTGAATTGTGA
- a CDS encoding MraY family glycosyltransferase codes for MNFLPLIFAFVLTIFFTLFALRFFPRWGLLDDPKRYGLKRAPIPYFGGLTIFVSFVAAVLIFVPLSKEVLGLLAGATLLTATAFLDDAFRLPPLARLAIQIIAAGMLVISGLGISHLTNPFGGAIDLAALDWNVGQFWGGEYHLTLFADLFTVAWVVLLTNSLNWLDGVAGLSSGIAGLAALVIFFLAARTGYHYFDQSAVVALAAILAGGALAFTIFNFPPPKILLGDSGSMLLGFVLAALAVFSGGKIATAALVLGFPLLDAIWVVLRRLLAGHSPFHGDYGHLHHRLLAAGFSQKQTVLAIYAASAAFGAIALFIDNAFGKLIALALLFLVMLAVGWKLRHAKLEKES; via the coding sequence GTGAATTTTCTTCCTCTCATTTTTGCTTTCGTTCTCACCATTTTCTTCACACTTTTCGCGCTGCGTTTTTTCCCCCGATGGGGCTTGCTCGATGATCCGAAAAGATACGGCTTGAAACGCGCGCCGATTCCTTATTTCGGCGGACTGACGATTTTCGTCAGTTTTGTGGCGGCGGTGCTTATTTTCGTGCCGCTGTCGAAAGAAGTGCTCGGCTTGCTCGCGGGCGCGACTTTGCTGACAGCGACAGCTTTTCTCGACGACGCATTTCGCTTGCCGCCGCTCGCGCGGCTCGCTATCCAGATCATCGCGGCGGGGATGCTCGTTATTTCCGGACTCGGGATTTCGCACCTCACCAATCCTTTCGGCGGGGCGATTGATCTCGCGGCACTTGATTGGAATGTCGGTCAATTTTGGGGCGGGGAATATCATCTCACTTTATTCGCTGATCTTTTCACGGTCGCGTGGGTCGTGTTGCTCACCAATTCGCTCAATTGGCTCGACGGCGTCGCGGGACTTTCTTCTGGCATCGCCGGACTGGCTGCACTCGTCATCTTCTTCCTCGCGGCGCGGACGGGTTACCATTACTTCGATCAGTCGGCAGTCGTCGCGCTCGCCGCGATTCTCGCGGGCGGGGCGCTCGCCTTCACGATTTTTAATTTTCCGCCGCCTAAAATTCTGCTCGGTGATTCCGGCTCGATGCTGCTCGGCTTCGTGCTCGCTGCACTCGCCGTTTTCTCCGGCGGCAAAATCGCGACTGCTGCGCTCGTGCTCGGCTTCCCACTGCTCGACGCGATTTGGGTCGTACTGCGTCGCTTGCTCGCGGGGCACTCCCCATTCCACGGTGATTATGGTCATCTGCATCATCGTCTGCTCGCCGCGGGATTTTCCCAGAAGCAAACCGTGCTCGCGATTTACGCGGCATCGGCAGCTTTCGGCGCGATTGCGCTTTTCATCGACAACGCTTTCGGCAAATTAATCGCGCTCGCGCTGCTCTTCCTCGTCATGCTCGCGGTCGGCTGGAAATTGCGTCACGCGAAATTAGAAAAAGAAAGTTGA
- the truB gene encoding tRNA pseudouridine(55) synthase TruB, producing MDGFIAINKPKGITSHDAVAFARRRLKIQKIGHAGTLDPMATGVLILGIGAATRLLEYVQNTEKEYEAEITFGVTSTTDDAEGELTNFPDAKKFSREDLEKVLPEFIGTVHQIPPQFSAIKIAGQSAHRLARSGAEVKLKSREVTIYEIQIRNFEYPKAEISVRCGKGTYIRSIARDLGARLEAGAHLSKLTRTRIGDFTLNRALPLRSIRAEKILPIEAGVTLPQISLTRLEADKIQNGQKIPSRTSDELVAAFFENHFLAILAREEAKHLLRPEKVFVRNLPTEKLIEFATRKIR from the coding sequence ATGGACGGCTTCATCGCAATCAACAAACCGAAGGGAATCACCTCGCACGATGCGGTTGCGTTCGCGCGGCGGCGTCTCAAAATTCAAAAAATCGGACACGCGGGGACGCTCGATCCGATGGCGACGGGAGTCCTCATCCTCGGCATCGGCGCAGCGACGCGGCTCTTGGAATATGTGCAAAACACCGAAAAAGAGTACGAGGCGGAGATTACTTTCGGCGTGACTTCGACGACGGACGATGCCGAAGGTGAGCTGACGAATTTTCCCGATGCTAAGAAATTTTCCCGCGAAGATTTGGAAAAAGTTTTACCAGAATTCATCGGCACGGTTCACCAGATTCCGCCGCAATTTTCTGCCATCAAAATCGCCGGTCAGTCGGCGCACCGTCTCGCGCGGAGCGGTGCAGAGGTGAAGCTGAAATCGCGCGAAGTCACAATTTACGAAATTCAAATCCGCAATTTCGAATACCCCAAAGCGGAAATTTCTGTGCGCTGTGGCAAGGGGACTTACATTCGCTCGATCGCGCGCGATCTCGGCGCGCGTCTCGAAGCCGGCGCGCACCTTTCGAAATTGACGCGCACGCGTATCGGCGATTTCACACTCAATCGCGCGTTGCCACTGCGTTCGATTCGTGCGGAAAAAATTCTGCCAATTGAGGCGGGTGTGACGCTGCCGCAGATTAGCCTCACGCGGCTCGAAGCGGACAAAATTCAAAATGGTCAAAAAATTCCGTCGCGCACGAGTGATGAGTTGGTCGCCGCTTTTTTCGAAAATCACTTTCTGGCGATTCTGGCGCGTGAGGAGGCGAAGCATCTGCTGCGTCCCGAAAAAGTTTTCGTGCGGAATTTGCCGACTGAAAAATTAATCGAATTCGCGACGCGTAAAATTCGCTAA
- a CDS encoding NAD(+)/NADH kinase — translation MLSQNLNSVALVGGQNSSARKSYFVKLVKFLECQKKTILLEKPIAKILGGKAATTLQIKNADLILVFGGDGALLGAAREFFGASGKFAGIRLDGTLGFLTEFAPENLEKLLAEFFAGDFETSVRILLTAKISRGKQVVKTLHALNEMVLNQNCVAKLIALDFDFDGKRIATFHADGAIVATPTGSTAYSLSAGGPILDPNLAAVILTPINPHLLAARPLVLPASGKIRSRITEKNLVLTADGQQSSALKIGDEILFEKADWQLEVIHPKKRNHFEILRRKLNWSERKV, via the coding sequence GTGCTTTCCCAAAATCTGAATTCGGTCGCACTCGTCGGTGGACAAAATTCCAGCGCGCGCAAAAGCTATTTCGTGAAGCTCGTGAAATTTTTGGAATGCCAGAAAAAGACCATCCTTCTCGAGAAGCCAATCGCCAAAATTTTGGGCGGGAAAGCGGCGACGACTCTGCAAATCAAAAACGCCGATTTGATTTTGGTCTTTGGTGGCGACGGTGCGCTGCTCGGTGCTGCGCGCGAGTTCTTCGGCGCGAGCGGCAAATTCGCCGGGATTCGGCTCGATGGCACGCTCGGCTTTTTGACGGAATTCGCGCCGGAAAATTTGGAAAAATTGTTGGCTGAATTTTTTGCCGGGGACTTCGAGACCAGCGTGCGCATCCTGCTCACGGCGAAAATTTCGCGCGGCAAGCAAGTCGTGAAAACACTGCACGCCCTGAATGAAATGGTTTTGAATCAAAACTGCGTCGCGAAATTAATCGCGCTCGATTTCGATTTCGACGGCAAGCGCATAGCGACTTTCCACGCCGACGGCGCGATCGTCGCGACACCGACCGGCTCGACCGCTTATTCGCTCTCTGCCGGTGGTCCGATTCTCGACCCGAATTTGGCGGCGGTGATTTTGACGCCGATCAATCCGCACCTCCTCGCCGCGCGCCCGCTCGTCCTGCCTGCCAGCGGCAAAATCCGCAGTCGAATTACCGAAAAAAATCTGGTGCTCACAGCGGACGGACAACAAAGCTCTGCATTAAAAATCGGCGACGAGATTCTTTTCGAAAAAGCCGACTGGCAGCTCGAGGTCATCCATCCCAAGAAACGAAATCATTTTGAAATTCTCCGGCGCAAGCTGAATTGGAGCGAGCGCAAGGTCTAG
- the rplA gene encoding 50S ribosomal protein L1, producing MHSKKWRAAAAKIEKEKLYPIAEAVKLAKEASTTKFDGSLEIHVRLGINPKKSDQSVRASVSLPHGTGKKLRVVAFVTEGKAAAAKKAGAVEAGEESLIEKIGKGWLEFDVAVATPEMMKKLGKIAKTLGQKGLMPNPKAGTVTEDFETAIAEIQKGKVEFRGDSFGILHNTVGKVSFDDAKLIENIKAYVKAVLDVKPKAVKANYVRGIALASTMGPGVRVDANQLLKSL from the coding sequence GTGCATTCGAAAAAATGGCGTGCAGCAGCAGCGAAAATTGAAAAAGAAAAACTTTATCCAATCGCCGAAGCAGTGAAATTAGCCAAGGAAGCTTCGACGACGAAGTTCGACGGTAGTTTGGAAATCCATGTGCGCCTCGGAATCAACCCGAAAAAATCCGACCAAAGCGTCCGCGCGAGCGTCTCGCTGCCACACGGCACAGGCAAGAAATTGCGCGTCGTCGCCTTCGTCACAGAAGGCAAAGCGGCTGCCGCGAAGAAAGCGGGTGCAGTCGAAGCCGGTGAAGAAAGTTTGATTGAGAAAATCGGCAAAGGCTGGCTCGAATTCGATGTCGCCGTCGCCACACCGGAAATGATGAAGAAGCTCGGCAAAATCGCCAAGACGCTCGGTCAAAAAGGTTTGATGCCAAATCCGAAAGCCGGAACTGTGACAGAAGATTTCGAAACGGCGATTGCTGAAATTCAAAAAGGCAAAGTCGAATTCCGTGGTGATTCCTTCGGAATTTTGCACAACACCGTCGGCAAAGTTTCTTTCGATGATGCGAAATTGATTGAAAATATCAAAGCGTATGTGAAAGCTGTCCTCGATGTGAAGCCGAAAGCGGTGAAGGCGAATTATGTGCGTGGCATCGCGCTCGCGAGCACGATGGGTCCCGGCGTACGCGTCGATGCGAACCAACTTTTGAAAAGTCTATGA
- a CDS encoding dUTP diphosphatase, whose product MKVKIFRVDKTLPLPIYETAGAVGFDLLARETTEIAPEEIKLIPANVIVATPPGFALLVTSRSSTPRKKGLTQPHGLGIIDQDFCGEKDELQIQVHNFSKVKVVVERGEKIAQGLFVKCERAEFEEITKVENKTRGGFGSTDQTQWVND is encoded by the coding sequence ATGAAAGTAAAAATCTTTCGCGTCGACAAGACTCTGCCACTGCCAATTTATGAGACTGCCGGCGCAGTCGGTTTCGATTTGCTCGCGCGTGAGACGACGGAAATCGCACCGGAAGAAATCAAGCTGATCCCGGCGAATGTGATCGTCGCGACTCCCCCGGGCTTCGCGCTGCTCGTCACTTCGCGCTCTTCGACCCCGCGCAAAAAAGGTCTCACGCAACCGCACGGCTTGGGAATTATTGACCAGGATTTTTGCGGTGAAAAAGATGAGCTACAAATTCAGGTACACAATTTCTCGAAGGTGAAAGTCGTCGTCGAGCGCGGTGAAAAAATCGCGCAGGGACTTTTCGTGAAATGCGAGCGCGCCGAATTTGAGGAAATCACCAAAGTCGAGAACAAGACGCGCGGCGGCTTCGGCTCAACAGATCAAACTCAATGGGTGAATGATTAA
- a CDS encoding ComF family protein — MLSRAKNFLLEIIFPIHCVGCGSEGEWLCENCAHKIQLNAQQFCPVCWQANLGGRVCVRCSSPLDGLRVAASYQKNPELAHAIQTLKYKFSEPLAANLAAILARSISSKNYQAERIVVPIPLHKKRLRWRGFNQAELLARFVSSKLNLPFAHGLTRTKNTAQQAKLSRAERIRNLAAAFELAPDFSPQGKTILLVDDVASTGTTLVEAAKILKQNGAQEVWGLVLARK; from the coding sequence GTGCTTAGTCGCGCGAAAAATTTCCTCCTCGAAATAATTTTTCCGATTCACTGCGTCGGCTGTGGCAGCGAAGGGGAGTGGCTTTGTGAAAATTGCGCGCACAAGATTCAGCTCAATGCGCAGCAATTTTGTCCGGTCTGCTGGCAGGCGAATCTCGGCGGGCGCGTTTGCGTGCGTTGCTCTTCGCCGCTCGACGGTTTGCGCGTGGCAGCGAGTTACCAAAAAAATCCTGAACTCGCGCACGCAATCCAAACTTTGAAATACAAATTTTCTGAGCCGCTCGCTGCGAACTTGGCGGCGATTCTGGCGCGTTCGATCAGCTCGAAAAATTACCAAGCTGAACGCATCGTCGTTCCCATTCCGCTGCACAAAAAAAGACTGCGCTGGCGCGGCTTCAATCAAGCGGAATTATTGGCGCGCTTCGTTTCCAGTAAATTAAATTTGCCCTTCGCTCACGGACTCACGCGTACCAAAAACACAGCACAGCAGGCGAAGCTTTCGCGCGCCGAGCGCATTCGCAATCTCGCCGCTGCATTCGAGCTTGCTCCGGATTTTTCGCCGCAAGGCAAAACCATTCTCTTGGTCGATGATGTCGCCTCGACGGGGACGACTTTGGTCGAGGCTGCCAAAATTCTTAAACAAAACGGGGCGCAAGAGGTCTGGGGTTTGGTCCTGGCGCGGAAATAA
- a CDS encoding adenylyltransferase/cytidyltransferase family protein, whose protein sequence is MHTLSSVCKALKKQRRKKIVLHGGSFDLIHIGHIRLLAKAKAAGDILVVGLNSDDLIRRIKSPRRPIIPEKQRAEVLLGLKSVDYVFISDRKVHNDKHLTKLKPDILVFSKEKKKLARHKKAALDIAKKFPAIKTIFLSAGTADKISTSTIEAGIVEKFMAEVEGARQKEIRTRKKTR, encoded by the coding sequence ATGCACACGCTCAGCTCGGTCTGCAAGGCGCTAAAAAAACAACGACGGAAGAAAATCGTTCTGCATGGTGGCAGTTTTGATTTGATTCATATCGGCCACATCCGACTGCTAGCGAAAGCCAAAGCGGCTGGCGATATTTTGGTCGTCGGGCTAAATAGCGACGATCTCATCCGGAGAATAAAAAGTCCGCGCAGACCAATCATTCCAGAGAAACAACGCGCGGAAGTTTTGCTCGGACTCAAATCGGTCGATTATGTTTTTATCTCAGACAGGAAGGTGCACAACGACAAACATCTCACCAAACTGAAACCTGACATTCTAGTTTTTAGTAAAGAGAAAAAGAAACTCGCGCGTCACAAAAAGGCAGCACTCGACATCGCGAAAAAATTTCCCGCGATCAAAACAATTTTCTTATCCGCTGGCACGGCGGATAAAATCAGCACCTCGACAATCGAAGCCGGCATTGTTGAAAAATTCATGGCTGAGGTTGAAGGCGCAAGACAAAAGGAAATTCGCACACGCAAAAAAACCAGATAA
- the eno gene encoding phosphopyruvate hydratase, translating to MSQISTIHAREILDSRGNPTVEVEVELKSGEREIAAVPSGASTGAHEAVELRDDDARFGGKGVQKAVKNVNEILAKELQDFESLDQKGLDAKMLTLDGTANKSRLGANAILGVSLAVARAAAAHKKIPLFQHFGFLAENSNWLLPTPMMNILNGGQHADNGIDIQEFMIVPLGFTKFSEALRAGAEIFHELKKILKQAGHATNVGDEGGFAPNFATSVEALDAIVAAIAAAGYTGKVKIALDAASSEFYENGVYKIEGAEKDATGMLAFYENLIAKYPIVSIEDGLDEDDWAGWSELTKKFSSKIQLVGDDLFVTNPERLAMGIEKGIANSILIKLNQIGTVSETIEAVRLAQNSGYTAVISHRSGETEDTTIADFAVGVAAGQIKTGSLSRSDRVAKYNQLLRIEENLGATAKFAGNVFKD from the coding sequence ATGTCTCAAATCTCCACAATCCACGCTCGCGAAATTCTCGACTCACGCGGCAATCCGACGGTCGAAGTCGAGGTCGAGCTCAAATCCGGTGAGCGCGAGATTGCGGCGGTGCCGAGCGGCGCGTCGACGGGCGCACACGAAGCGGTCGAGCTGCGCGATGATGATGCGCGTTTCGGCGGTAAAGGTGTGCAAAAAGCCGTTAAAAATGTGAATGAAATTTTGGCAAAAGAACTTCAAGACTTCGAATCGCTTGATCAAAAAGGTCTGGATGCGAAGATGCTGACGCTCGACGGTACGGCGAATAAGTCACGGCTTGGCGCGAATGCGATTCTCGGGGTCTCGCTCGCAGTGGCGCGTGCCGCAGCCGCCCACAAAAAAATTCCTCTATTCCAGCACTTTGGCTTCTTGGCAGAAAATTCAAATTGGTTGCTGCCGACGCCAATGATGAATATCTTAAACGGCGGTCAGCACGCGGATAATGGCATCGACATTCAGGAATTCATGATTGTGCCGCTCGGCTTCACCAAATTTTCCGAGGCGCTGCGTGCCGGAGCGGAGATTTTTCACGAGCTGAAAAAAATTCTCAAACAAGCCGGACACGCGACGAATGTCGGTGATGAGGGTGGCTTCGCCCCCAATTTCGCGACTTCGGTGGAAGCGCTCGACGCGATTGTCGCGGCGATTGCGGCGGCTGGTTACACCGGCAAAGTCAAAATTGCGCTTGATGCGGCAAGTTCAGAATTCTACGAAAATGGTGTTTACAAAATTGAGGGTGCCGAAAAAGACGCGACGGGGATGCTCGCTTTTTACGAAAATTTAATTGCCAAATATCCGATTGTCTCGATTGAGGACGGACTCGATGAGGACGACTGGGCGGGCTGGAGTGAGTTGACCAAAAAATTTAGTTCCAAAATTCAGCTCGTCGGTGATGATCTTTTCGTCACTAATCCCGAGCGACTCGCGATGGGAATCGAGAAGGGGATTGCGAATTCGATTCTCATTAAGCTTAACCAAATCGGGACAGTCAGCGAGACGATCGAGGCTGTGCGTCTCGCGCAAAATTCCGGCTACACCGCGGTGATTTCGCATCGCAGCGGCGAGACGGAGGACACGACGATTGCGGATTTCGCGGTCGGAGTTGCCGCCGGACAAATCAAGACTGGCTCGCTTTCGCGCTCGGATCGTGTCGCGAAATACAATCAGCTTTTGCGGATTGAGGAAAATTTGGGCGCGACTGCAAAATTCGCGGGCAATGTCTTTAAGGATTAA